The sequence AAGGCCACATTTGATTTCGCCAAAGGCGCGGGCATCTTCGCGGCCTTCAGTGTGGGCATCAGCGTCGTCAGCGCGGCCTTCGCCTATATCGCCAATTCCATCTTTTCCCTGGGCTGGTGGTGGCCCGTGGCTTTGCTGATTCTCTTTGTCTGCATTTCCGGGCCGTCCATGCTGCTGGCCTGGTTCAAATTGCGCCGCCGCAGCCTGGGCCCCCTGCTGGACGCCTCGGGCTGGGCCGTGAACAACGGCGCTCCCATCAACATGACCATGGGCGCGGCCCTCACGGCCGTGGGGCAATTGCCGCCCGGCGCGCATCATTCTCTGGACGATCCCTACAGTCTGCACGCGCAACTGCGGCGTAAAAAATATCCGGCCTGGCTGCCGGCGGCGGGCCTGACCGCCCTTCTGCTGCTGGCGGCGGGTCTGGCATTCTGGTTCTGGAAGGAAGGCGCGCCTGTCTGGTTGCAGCAGTGGCTGCCCGCGGTGAAAAAATGACGATAAACAGCGCTTCCCGCGTTTATTCAAAAAAATTCCGGCACATGCCTGATGTGTAACGCTCCGGAGAAAAAAATATTGATTCTGGGCGCGGTCCTGCCCGATGTTTCAGAGGCTGGACTGCGCGCTCTGTGTCGGATATGGGAAGCGACGCTGATCCCCCGGCTTGCGCCGGAGCAACTGCGCCATCTCCGGCGCTTCGCTCCGGAGGGAGCGGCCCTGTCCGCGCGCGCCTCTCGCCTGCTGGCGCGCCTTCTGCTGCTGCGCGGGCTTCAGATTCTGGACGGCGCATCGCGGCCCGACATCCGTCTGGACAGAGATGCATTGGGCCGTCCGCTGCTCCCCGGCTGGCGCGTAGGCTTCAGCCACAGCGGACAGGCCGCTTTCTGCGCCCTGCGACGTCGGCGGGACGGTGCTCATGAGTGGAAAAAAGGAAAACCTGAACCCGCATACGAGTCATATCCGGGCTCAGGTCGGGAAACGGGTTTGGGGCTGGACGCCGAGGCTCTGGGCAATCCGCCCCCGGCGGCGCGGGCCTTCGCCGGAGGGGCCGGACCAAGCATAACGGCCCGGGAGGCGCTACGCCGCTGGACCATCAAGGAGGCCGCGCTTAAAGCCCTGGGCACGGGCCTGACGCTTGATCCGGCTCTGATTCACAGCGGTCTGGACGGCCGACGCACGGGCCTGTTGCGCATCCAGGGCCAAAACCTGCGCTGGCGGGTTCTGGTCTGCCCCGGGCACTGGCTCTGCCTGGCGTACGGCAGAGCGGAGACGCATCCGGCGATCAGCCTGCGCTGGCTGCACGCCGCTGGAGCAATTTAAAAGTTACCTTGCCCCGGCGGCCGCAAAAGCAGCCGCCCGCCACGAAGGCGTAAGCGCAATTTGTTTGCGCTGTTAAACGCCGAAGCGGGCGTCATCAAACGTTAAGAATGTACATTCTTAACGTTCATTCTGCTCCAGGTTTGCTAACGGCTGCTGATCTTGAGTTTGCGCATTTTTGACCAGAGCGTGGTGGGCGGCAGGCCCAGAATGGCGGCCGCGCCGTTTTTGCCGCTGATGCGCCCGTTAGTGTGCTTGATGACCTGGCGGATATAGTCCGCAGTATGCTCATCCAGGCTGCGAAAGGTCTGCGGCTCACCCTGGCTTTCATCGGAGAGATAGGAATTGCGGTCATGCTCCCGGTGTTCCCCTTTCTTCTGTTCCCCCATAAGCAGGATGTCCCGCACCGCGGCCCCCAGCGGCTTTCTGATTGTTTCGCAGAGCTCCACATGATCTTGCGTATAGGAGCACTCACCGAGGCTGAACACACTGAGATATCTCAGTTCTCCATAATTTATGAAATAATCGAGCGGGACAAAAATGCTTGTGCCGGGATTGGGATGGAGCATTTTACTGACTTTTGAATACGGATATCCGGCCGACTCACTGCAGATGCGCGTCTGGTACAATGCTCCGGAGTTGGTGGTATCCAGATGCAATGCCTGCATAATATCATCAGGAATGCGCACGACATCAGGAGATGAAAACAGACCCTTATAATTTGTATGCATTGCAATCTTTGTGATCGTGCCATCCTGATACCGATAAAGCGTCAGGTATGAAAGGGGCATATGTATGGAAAAGAAGCTGTACAAATTCTTCAGCAATGTCTGTAGAGGCAAGTCTCTATAAGAAATATAGATCAGCTCATTAATCCACTCGTTCTTATCGCTTACCATTGTTCACCCTTTCCCGTGGTTATGATCCCGATTACGATCTTTCAAAACAGCACTTTTTGTAGGTATGGTATAAGGGGCGATGTTTGTCAATATCGTATTGGCTATTGCTTATTTTATCAGATAAAGTAAAAATATCGCCAACCATATTTATTTCTTAATATATCTATCAGAAAAATTGATTTTTTGAGGCCGGTGCAAAATTATCCCCGGCACATCGCGCCTTGCCAGCCGCGCCCTTTTACGGCAATCTCCCGGCCATGCCGCGTTTTCATCTGGTTTCGCTCTTCCCCGAATTCTTTGATTCCCCGCTGAGCACCGCTCTCATGGGCCGCGCCCGTGAAACCGGCGTGGTGGAATTCAGCTTTCACGACCCGCGCGCCTTCAGTGCGGACAAGCACCGCCATGTGGACGACCGGCCGTACGGCGGCGGTCCGGGCATGGTGATGCAGGGCGAACCCGTGTCCCTGGCCCTGCGCTCCATTGAGCGCCCCGGCCGGATGCTGCTCATGGCTCCGGGCGGCCGTCCGCTCAACCAGGCTCTGGCGCGCGAACTGGCCGCCGAAGAAGATCTTACCCTGGTCTGCGGCCGCTATGAAGGCCTGGACGCCCGCCTGCTCGAACTCTTCCCCCTGGAGCAGGTGAGCGTCGGCGAGGCTGTGCTCAACGGCGGAGAAACGGCGGCTCTGGCCGTCATCGAATCCGTGGCCCGCCTGACGCCGGGCTTCATGGGCAAGGAAGAATCCGGCGAGGAAGAAAGTTTTTCCCACGGCCTGCTGGAATACCCGCACTACACCCGGCCAGAAAAACTGGAAGGGCTGCCTGTGCCCGAGGTATTGCTCAGCGGGGATCACGGCCGCATCGC comes from Desulfovibrio porci and encodes:
- a CDS encoding 4'-phosphopantetheinyl transferase family protein, which gives rise to MCNAPEKKILILGAVLPDVSEAGLRALCRIWEATLIPRLAPEQLRHLRRFAPEGAALSARASRLLARLLLLRGLQILDGASRPDIRLDRDALGRPLLPGWRVGFSHSGQAAFCALRRRRDGAHEWKKGKPEPAYESYPGSGRETGLGLDAEALGNPPPAARAFAGGAGPSITAREALRRWTIKEAALKALGTGLTLDPALIHSGLDGRRTGLLRIQGQNLRWRVLVCPGHWLCLAYGRAETHPAISLRWLHAAGAI
- a CDS encoding helix-turn-helix domain-containing protein, whose translation is MVSDKNEWINELIYISYRDLPLQTLLKNLYSFFSIHMPLSYLTLYRYQDGTITKIAMHTNYKGLFSSPDVVRIPDDIMQALHLDTTNSGALYQTRICSESAGYPYSKVSKMLHPNPGTSIFVPLDYFINYGELRYLSVFSLGECSYTQDHVELCETIRKPLGAAVRDILLMGEQKKGEHREHDRNSYLSDESQGEPQTFRSLDEHTADYIRQVIKHTNGRISGKNGAAAILGLPPTTLWSKMRKLKISSR